A region of Myxococcus stipitatus DSM 14675 DNA encodes the following proteins:
- a CDS encoding acyl-CoA dehydrogenase family protein, translating into MDFEPSARSKDYLERVKRFMREHIEPAEPRYHQEIQAAARAGDWKTWPVSQVMEDLKARAREQGLWNLFLPDEKLAPGLSTLEYAPIAEETGRSLMAPEVFNCNAPDTGNMEVLWKYGTDAQKERWLEPLLAGDIRSVFCMTEPDVASSDATNMEATAVVEGDEIVLNGAKWWSTGLGHPRAKVTIFMARTPDTGADRHHQHSMVLVPLDAPGVTIRRMLPVFGDYDAPHGHGEVHFENVRVPVSHFIGGPGMGFEIAQGRLGPGRIHHCMRCIGAAERALELMIDRGMNRTAFGKPLLNLGGNRERVADARIAIDQARLLTMYAAWKMDEVGALGAMTEISAIKVVAPNVLQRIVDDAMQIHGGAGLSMDTPLSAFFAQARTLRLADGPDEVHKGVIARIELARRGFSRR; encoded by the coding sequence GTGGACTTCGAGCCGAGCGCCAGAAGCAAGGACTACCTGGAGCGCGTGAAGCGGTTCATGCGCGAGCACATCGAGCCCGCCGAGCCGCGCTACCACCAGGAGATTCAAGCCGCCGCGCGCGCCGGTGACTGGAAGACGTGGCCGGTGTCCCAGGTGATGGAGGACCTCAAGGCCCGCGCCCGCGAGCAGGGGTTGTGGAACCTGTTCCTCCCCGACGAGAAGCTGGCGCCGGGCCTGTCCACGCTCGAGTACGCCCCCATCGCCGAGGAGACCGGGCGCAGCCTCATGGCCCCCGAGGTCTTCAACTGCAACGCCCCCGACACCGGCAACATGGAGGTGCTGTGGAAGTACGGCACCGACGCGCAGAAGGAGCGCTGGCTCGAGCCGCTGCTCGCGGGCGACATCCGCTCGGTGTTCTGCATGACGGAGCCCGATGTCGCGTCCTCGGACGCCACCAACATGGAGGCCACCGCTGTCGTCGAGGGCGATGAAATCGTCCTCAACGGCGCCAAGTGGTGGTCCACCGGCCTGGGCCATCCTCGCGCCAAGGTCACCATCTTCATGGCCCGCACGCCCGACACGGGGGCGGACCGGCATCACCAGCACTCGATGGTCCTGGTTCCGCTGGATGCCCCGGGCGTCACCATCCGCCGCATGCTGCCCGTCTTCGGCGACTACGACGCGCCCCACGGCCATGGCGAGGTCCACTTCGAGAACGTGCGCGTGCCCGTGTCCCACTTCATCGGCGGCCCGGGCATGGGCTTCGAGATTGCACAGGGCCGCCTGGGTCCTGGCCGCATCCATCACTGCATGCGCTGCATCGGCGCGGCGGAGCGGGCGCTGGAGTTGATGATTGACCGGGGCATGAACCGCACGGCCTTCGGCAAGCCCCTCCTCAACCTCGGCGGCAACCGCGAGCGCGTGGCCGATGCCCGCATCGCCATCGACCAGGCCCGCCTGCTCACGATGTACGCCGCATGGAAGATGGATGAAGTGGGCGCGCTGGGCGCGATGACGGAGATTTCCGCCATCAAGGTCGTGGCGCCCAATGTCCTCCAGCGCATCGTGGACGACGCCATGCAGATTCATGGTGGCGCGGGGCTTTCCATGGACACGC